One Thunnus thynnus chromosome 21, fThuThy2.1, whole genome shotgun sequence DNA segment encodes these proteins:
- the hus1 gene encoding checkpoint protein HUS1: protein MKFRGKIVDIACLNHFTRVITTISKLTKMCVLRLTPDNLFFVLSGKVANGGVSMWCELSQANFFDEYQMEGVSSEANEICLEVTPENLSRALKTVQSAKAVKVKLTKKHCPCLTIAAELPTLSSISRVVTHDVPVDVIPRRLWHEFKEPDMPDFDVSIYLPPLKTMKNVVDRMKNLSNFLVIEANLNGEMNLKIETDLVSVTTHF from the exons ATGAAGTTTCGAGGGAAAATCGTGGATATCGCCTGTCTCAACCATTTCACCC GAGTCATCACCACCATCTCAAAGCTGACAAAGATGTGTGTCCTGAGACTGACTCCTGACAACCTGTTCTTCGTTCTGTCTGGTAAAGTGGCCAACGGAGGGGTCAGCATGTGGTGTGAACTGTCACAG GCTAACTTCTTCGATGAATACCAGATGGAGGGCGTGTCCTCCGAGGCCAATGAGATTTGTCTGGAGGTGACTCCAGAGAACTTGTCCAGAGCCCTGAAGACGGTCCAGAGCGCCAAGGCCGTCAAAGTTAAACTGACCAAGAAGCACTGCCCCTGCCTCACCATCGCCGCTGAGCTG CCCACCCTGTCCAGCATCAGCCGAGTCGTCACTCATGATGTCCCAGTTGACGTCATCCCCCGGAGACTCTGGCACGAGTTCAAAGAACCAGACATGCCAGACTTTGAT GTCAGTATCTACCTGCCTCCTCTGAAGACCATGAAGAACGTTGTGGACAGAATGAAAAACCTCTCCAACTTCCTA gtAATAGAGGCCAACCTGAATGGAGAGATGAACCTGAAGATTGAGACAGATCTGGTTTCTGTCACCACTCACTTC
- the riok3 gene encoding serine/threonine-protein kinase RIO3, with translation MLAQMLQMQFDREFDNQLRREEKKFNGDSKVSISFENYRMVHPYEDSDSSEDEVDWQDTRDDPYKADKPQITPRKGFTGKGKNITTKHDEVTCGRKNTARMDNFAPEVHVGDGLGMDLKLSNQVFNSLKQHCYSEQRRSARLHEKKEHSTAEQAVDPRTRLLMYKMVNAGVLENINGCISTGKESVVFHADGGRMEEGEQPVPDEVVLKVFKTTLNEFKNRDRYIKDDYRFKDRFSKLNPRKVIRLWAEKEMHNLTRMKKAEIPCPEVVLLKKHILVMSFIGKDHVPAPKLKDVMLSSEDMKNAYYQVLHVMQQLYQECNLVHADLSEYNMLWHEGKVWLIDVSQSIEPTHPHGLEFLFRDCRNVSTFFQKRGVSEAMSVYDLFNAVSGLNIPVGTEDEAEFMAEIVALEKRNEDHVQRRGKKTFPVASEDGGPPLKPDADD, from the exons ATGCTTGCTCAGATGCTGCAGATGCAGTTTGACCGCGAGTTTGATAACCAGCTCCGCCGTGAGGAGAAGAAGTTCAACGGAGACAGCAAAG TGTCCATCTCCTTTGAGAACTACCGCATGGTCCATCCTTATGAAGACAGCGACAGCTCAGAGGACGAGGTGGACTGGCAGGACACAAGAGATGACCCCTACAAAGCTG ACAAGCCCCAGATCACGCCCAGGAAAGGCTTCACCGGGAAAGGCAAAAACATCACCACCAAACACGATGAAGTGACCTGCGGCCGCAAGAACACAGCACGCATGGACAAC TTTGCACCAGAGGTCCATGTGGGAGATGGTTTGGGGATGGACCTGAAATTGTCCAATCAGGTGTTTAACTCTCTGAAGCAGCACTGCTACAGCGAGCAGAGACGTAGCGCCAGGCTGCACGAGAAGAAGGAGCACTCCACCGCC GAACAAGCAGTTGACCCTCGTACTCGTCTGCTGATGTATAAGATGGTGAACGCCGGCGTGCTGGAAAACATCAATGGCTGCATCAGCACCGGGAAAGAGTCAGTTGTTTTCCACGCTGACGGAGGGAG gatggAGGAGGGGGAGCAGCCGGTCCCAGACGaggtggtgttgaaggtgtttAAGACGACGCTCAATGAGTTCAAAAACAGAGACCGCTACATCAAAGACGACTATCGCTTCAAAGATCGCTTCAGCAAGCTGAACCCACGAAAGGTCATTAGGCTGTGGGCCGAGAAGGAGATGCACAACCTGACCAG gatgAAGAAAGCAGAGATTCCCTGTCCGGAGGTGGTGCTGTTGAAGAAACACATCCTGGTGATGTCATTCATCGGTAAAGACCACGTTCCTGCTCCCAAACTCAAAGACGTCATGTTGAGCTCAGAGGACATGAAGAACGCCTACTATCAGGTCCTACAT gtgatgCAGCAGCTGTATCAGGAGTGTAATCTGGTTCATGCTGATCTCAGTGAATACAACATGCTGTGGCACGAAGGGAAG gtGTGGTTGATAGATGTCAGTCAGTCCATCGAGCCCACTCATCCTCACGGCCTGGAGTTCCTCTTCAGAGACTGCAGGAACGTTTCCACG TTCTTCCAGAAGAGAGGCGTGAGCGAGGCGATGAGTGTGTACGACCTTTTCAACGCTGTGAGCGGACTGAACATCCCAGTTGGTACAGAAGACGAAGCTGAGTTTATGGCTGAG ATTGTGGCGTTGGAGAAGAGGAACGAGGATCACGTGCAGAGGCGAGGGAAGAAAACGTTCCCTGTGGCCTCCGAGGACGGCGGTCCTCCTTTAAAACCCGACGCTGATGACTAA